A genomic segment from Propionibacteriaceae bacterium ZF39 encodes:
- a CDS encoding MerR family transcriptional regulator, whose product MLTIGQLAEYAGTTVRAIRHYHQVGLLEEPARDASGYRSYGAQSVVDLKRIRVLADAGVPLKRIGELMHASPDELSEAVAEIDRDLRAQVRKLQATRKALAALALDEPFLPPELLEVHEEIRRRASEAGVSPRTLEMEREGWILASTLYPELMERWVGTQLRFLEDPEYLELYLLTDQAYDWAGDDPRIDDVARRTVDLIKRLGSVDYEHEAALHTDDRAYALVTTYRLDQSPGWASLTSRVRELLLGDSS is encoded by the coding sequence ATGCTGACCATCGGCCAGTTGGCTGAGTACGCCGGAACGACCGTCCGCGCGATTCGGCACTATCACCAGGTCGGGCTGCTCGAAGAACCGGCGCGGGATGCCTCGGGCTATCGCAGCTATGGCGCCCAGTCGGTCGTGGACCTGAAGCGGATCCGGGTGCTGGCGGACGCTGGCGTACCCCTCAAGCGGATCGGTGAACTCATGCACGCCTCGCCGGACGAGTTGAGCGAGGCAGTGGCGGAGATCGACCGCGACCTGCGGGCACAGGTACGCAAGTTGCAGGCGACCCGGAAAGCCCTTGCCGCGCTGGCGCTGGACGAGCCGTTCCTGCCTCCCGAGTTGTTGGAGGTGCACGAGGAGATCCGTCGGCGGGCCTCGGAGGCCGGCGTGTCGCCGCGGACCCTGGAGATGGAGCGCGAGGGCTGGATCCTGGCGTCGACGCTGTATCCGGAGCTCATGGAGCGCTGGGTCGGGACGCAGCTGCGATTTCTGGAAGATCCGGAATACCTCGAGCTCTATCTGCTCACCGATCAGGCCTACGACTGGGCGGGTGACGACCCACGGATCGATGACGTGGCACGGAGAACAGTCGATCTGATCAAGCGTCTGGGGTCCGTGGACTATGAGCACGAAGCCGCCCTCCACACTGACGACCGGGCGTACGCCCTCGTCACCACCTATCGCCTCGACCAGTCCCCGGGCTGGGCGAGCCTCACGAGCCGGGTGCGGGAGCTCCTGCTGGGTGACTCGAGTTGA